One Argentina anserina chromosome 6, drPotAnse1.1, whole genome shotgun sequence genomic window, CACTGTCTCTCTAAATCTTCAAAACCATCTTCTTGACCTGAAGCTTGTACCCTTCTCGAAGATCTATCTCTACTAAGCATTCTCCTGAAAGAGCTACTCATCCTCGAAATGGAACCACTAGTTACTGCTTTACCATCTTCCGAGGTCCCTTCCGCACATGACAACACTGAGTTCACCGGCTCCAACGGTGGAGCCGTCGGTGTTGCGTTTGCCACAGGACCCTCTCGCGGCTCCGGCTGGAGAGCCATACGGGGTTCGGCCTCCGTCCGGCAGATAGGGCACGTTGGGTGCGAGATCAGCCACGTGTCTATGCACACTGCATGGAAGCTGTGCTTACAATTAGGAAGCAACCTCGCTATTTCTTCATCCTCCAGCATGCTCAGACACACGGCGCACTCGACGTCAGCATCGCCGTCCTGACGTCCCACACCGTATACGAAGACGGGTAAGGCGGCGATGACGGAGGGTTCGAGGCCGGTCTTAGGTGTCTCGGCGGTAGAGTGGACACGGGCCACGGTCGAACCCAGGCGGCGTAGGGCGGCAGCTCGGCGAACTGTCTGGCGTCTGAGGACGCATCTTGCGTAGGTATGAAGAAGTATTACAACCACAACCACGACGGATAATGAAATGATGGCGATGAGCATGATCTTGCTGTTCAAATCATTAGGGCTCTTCTGATGCCAGTCATGCCACCCCGGAGGAAACTCATCGTTTTCGTCCAGAAGGCGCATGATCCGATCTGTGTGAGAGGAAGAAGACATGGCTGGTTCTATGGTGCCTCAGACTCGAGACTTCTCTCTAGCTATGAGATGGGGGGAGATATGACTTATGAGAGAAGCAGTGAGAAATGAATGAAGCAAAACTACAACATTTGTTTGAGTGCCTGAAGCTTTGGATCTTGCCTTGGTTTTGGTATTTAATTAGTGTGGGAAGTGGGAACTTGTTAAAAGGGTTATGGCGTATATATGAACATTTGAGTAGTTTAATTTGGAGAAAACAAGAGACGGAAACAAACTAAAGTTTACTGTCTCTTTGATTTCAAGATGGTTGACTGTTGAATGTTGACTTGGTTGTTTCCTCCCAATTCATCAATCTATTTCTCGtaaattttctctctctttcatttCAATTACTTGGTTATGTTCTTAGAAGCTAGAAGGTGGGAAAATGCTTGATTATATCATCCTCAATCAAATTGGTAGAAGGTGTTCCTCTAAACAACTACTAGTTGACTGATGGAATGTGCCTAGAGGATTCGCTCTATTATGAGAGATTATTTCCCAGCAAATTAAGCTAGCTGATTAACCTTCTTCCACACGTTTTGGCATGAACCAGTTCAAGTTTATATCTCTTTGTGAACTGAATTTTTGGGTGGACTTTTGAGACAGTTTGGGAAATCAGCAATATATCATTTTCAAGGCACTATCCCAATTCAAGCGGCCGACTACTCATTTTTCTGATCactctaaattattattctttcatttaaattaatttttttaataaaaatgggGAAAGCAATGGACACAATGCTCACATGGAGGGTTGGTAAAAGACGGCAACGGAAGTTTAAGATTCAATTGCCTTTCTCTTTGGCCAatattaaaaaagaaataccaaacccaaaaaaataGTACAAGGTATGAATCGACGGCCTGACCATGAGACTAATTAGTTACATTCTATGCTCGATCTGCATGTCATCATATTATTCATCGATGATTTGATATTTCCTACACATGTATTTGGTAACCTACCAAAACCATAAAAACAGCAAGAAATTGAGGATAACGTATAAACTTCCGGCAACGAGGGCGTTATGATGTATAAAATATGTCACAATAGTTGTCAAATTTGAAGTTAAGGTGCGCTAAGCCAATTTTCTTCATTGTTAGTAAATGCCGTTGAAAATAGTGGTAGAGTACGTGGTAATGTTTTTGCCTGGTTTATTCAAACTCTTTGTTCATCATCTAAAATAACAATACTTCCAAGACCTGGCTAGCTAGCATTTAGTTTCAAACGTAAAACCAGGGAGATAGACTCCTGATGTGGTTTGATTCAATGGGCTTACAACATAACGTAGAAACGGGGGATTACCCACTTCCCAGGTTTTTCAGACTGATGACTTGAACATGTGAATGATGCTATGATATTGTTTGATGCGTTGTTCAGAGTCAAGTAAGGAGACTTTTTAGTGTTAAATGGTCTTTCGTGAAAGCTCTTTGGTCAAATAAAACGCAGGAAAGTCTGCAATTTTGATCTCAAACTCTGACTTGGTAAACAAGCCCTTGACGACCGGGGAGATGTGTAATGTGTTCATTATGTGCAGTGTGCTTTTCATATGAAGTGCGAAACTGGTCTGCGTGACGATGCAGGGaaggtgtttgatgaaatgcctGAGAGAAACCTTGCCACGTGCTTGACCAGCAGCCGGTGAGCTCTGTGCTTTCCACTTTGCTTGCAGTCACTGGCAGGTACCAAGAAGCCTACTGTAGTATAATGCCATTTCTGTCCGTACAAAGTTCTGCCGAGTATGTTACTTCTTTCGTAGCAGAAGACAACCATAGAAACTGTGTGTTGTATGAGTGTATAACTAAAGTACCTTCAGAACACTAATGCTGGAGGACCTAATTTTTCACCCACATCATTGCGCATAAATTAGATGTAAAAAGAAGCAAAGTAGGATGTGGTTCCTTTAACATTATTCATATCCTAGAATCCAAGATGCTGTGGTTTTGATATTTAACTACAGAATGACAAGGAAATTGGGAAGGCAATTAAACTGTGTGTTTGCTTTCATTATATTTCCTTTGCCTCCTTCATTTTAGCAAATGTGTTATATATATGACAATTGACCGATGCAGGTGGGAAGAATTCATTCTTGTGAGAAAGGAGATGAAACAAAGGGTGAAGGCTACAGTTGGATTGCAGTAAAAAATGCAGTCCACATCTTCCAAGCAAAGGTGACCTCCCATGAAATGAAGTCTGACATTCAGGCAATGCTGATATATTGAAGGAGAAAGCTGGGTACGTTCCCAACGCCAGTTTTGCTCTGTTTATTGTATTAGAAGAAGATAAAGTTCATAAGTTTAGTACTACGGTGAGATAATTGTCCTTGCCTTAGGCCTGATAGCTCACCCTTCTGGGTTGCCTATAAGGGTTGACAAAAAGCTTAGGACCTGTGAAGATTTCCATggttcatcaaattcaaattaggTACTGTCGACAGAGAAATTGTTATCAGAGATAACAACCGTTTTCATTGCTTATTGAAGGTCATTGCTCCTGTAGAGATTATTCGTGACTAACGTATAAGATTACAAAGCTTAATTTTTGTGCATCcaaatgttgtgatgatgattcatgatatatCACCCTATAAGGTGTTTTCGGATGGAGAAAGGCAATTGAAACTTAGCATTATACAATTCTAATCATTTCACTTTTGAGTTTGGTTTAATTGGCCCTTGAactcagattttttttttggtcaaaaaaaaaagaggtgcAAGAAACATTGGAAATTGGAGCGGTAGATTTGCATCTTCACTACCAAAAAATAGGTATCATTTCATCCAAGTGGGAACTCTCTACTTTAcagtaaaatttcatccacaACCACTGGGTCTCTGTCTAGCCAGCTACAATCATTGCAGAGCCTTCCAACCCAGAATATCCCAAAGCTTTTGCTAGCTCTTATGCTTGCAGTCTCTTGTTCTGCCAAAAGGTTAGATTTCAACCTGTATATATCTGTTTTTGTATTGTTGATGCAAATGAACTGATTGGCTACAGATTTGGTTTTTAAATGGGATTACTGATCCATTATAAGCTAAGTGATTGTGCGCCAATTAGGAATGGTTCTTCTTTATTTCTATGTACATTGAATGATATTTTTACATGGGACATGAGTTTTCCACAATGAATTTTGCAATTGAAGATTATACGCTTCAATATATGGATAATgcaattgaaatttaaaattttaaaatgattttgaatatAAGGCATAAGGGGAATGTGTTTTccctcctttttttttgtgacgAGTCCAAGTAAGTACTTGTTGTTATAAGGGAGAATAAGGGGTTTTGAGTTGAATTCTTGTTGTTATAATATTTGAATTCATGTCTATTGATATTGGTATTGGAAGAATTTGGGCACTGAATTAAGCCTCTTCAAACCAGATGAAAGACTTTTAATTCTGTGCTGGCTATTACAGTTTTCATTACATGTAATTTAGATCTGGTCTGCTTGATTCTTGTTTTGTTCTATTttattctttaattttttttttgtgtaaaTGAGAAGGAATTAAGGGAATAGCTATTTCCGGAACAGAATTGTACCACACTTCACAGGCTGCTGATTCTGACAAGTCAACTGCAGTTTCTGCAATTTTGTTAAAGGAAAATAAGATAAATCTGAGGTTTTCAATAGCTTTGCATCTAAAGTGAAATGCATAGATTAACCTTGATATCCCTCTGTGAGGAACAATTAACTAGGAAATTTGAGGTCATATGTGTTTTTTGTTTCGTTGTCTGTGTTCTGGATTCAGTTTACTTTAACTTCTTTATGTTTTGTTGTTCTGCAAATCATGATACTTGGGAttgtttctccttttgttcctCACCTGTTCGTGATTTAAGCTTTCTATACAAAATACtagttttctttttcgttttATTTGAGAtggattaaaaaaaagttgataTTGAAAAAGTTTATGTTAGATAGGTTTAAATCTAATAAGAGTATGAAATATACTTCAAAAATTATGATCTGAATGAGGCATTGGGAGTGAAGTGCTTCCATACTGTATTCCACTGGTGAACATAGATTAAGAATCTTGGTTTGCAGAAAATGATGACCAATTTCTCATGATTGAGAAAGTTCCAATTGGCAGAAAAAATTAGAGGATGATCTTCATTTAACTGGTGGAATATATTTCCAACACAATAACTATCAGTGAAAGTTCATATGGGATAATATGGTTGTGCAATAGTTTTAGTTGTTAATAAATCAACTTGCTGGGTATTGAATTTCAATAGCATGTTAATCAATTCATGAATATGTTACATGGTGCCACAGATGAGTACGTTGTGTGTGTTAGTGCCGAACAAAGGAGTTGAATTATCTGCTAGGAGGATGAGTCTGGTACGGAGTTGAATGCGTTTCCAGCTCTTGACAAAGATTAACTAAAACTAATACTAGCTTGATAAGTAACTATTTTACTACCATTTGGATTTTCTGATTCAGTTGGTTGATAGTCCTATACTCTTGGTTCGATCACTTATTTTCTGAATTAGTATGAATATTTGCAAACAAAAATACTcgtttttatataatttggttCAGACGTATGATACAAAGGATGTAGGGGAGCAGACTAACGTTTTATTGATTGAATGAATGAGATTTAGGATATATGGACAGGGATACAACTTAAAACACATCAGAACTTTGTAAATTAGCACCAGCTTGTACGTGAACTCGTGAACGACGTAGTAATCTACTCTACCAAGTGAAACTGATTTATAAATTAACTTCCACCACAACCTCCACAGCCTCCACCACCGCAACCACCCCCATCACAACCAGAGCTAACTACGCTACAACCACCACCTCCTGTagtactttttctttttaccgCCACTGgtattcttctttttcttttggccAAGGCCACCACTATTCTTCTGTTTCTTTTGGTTGAGGTCACCACTATTCttagtgttgttttctttcttcttgccAGAGGAATCACCGCAAGCAACGATTACGAATGATGTGACTAAGAGGGACATTAAGATCATCACGCAGTAGGAGAACACAGAACTACTAAGCAAGAGACCACCTACATGACTAGAATTATCAGCTACAGCAGCAATTATCACCTACATGCGAGCgactattttaattttacGAGCTCTGAGTGTAAATATTGTTGAAATATGAACTgaggagaaagatgaagatgatgttgGAGAATTTTCCAATTGTATTTCATTTGTGTTTGATTCAAATTACAAGAGAAGGCTAAATAGCCAAAGAACAGCAAAAAGCTAACAACACCTAACAACTCTAATCCTAATATGGAACATCTACTAAGAGAAAGTCTAACCCTATGACTAAGCAATTTTAATCACCGGAAAATGAGGAGAGTCAGCTTGCGTGACTGTTGGAGGGTAAAATCTCTTCGTTGATCGACTTCGACCTCCAATATAATGTGGATTTGAGCGGAAGTGGATTAAGAATCGTCTAGAACTTTCGAATGTTTGTTGACTTGGCTTGGCGTTGACCGTCATTCAACGTTGCCCCTTGACTGACGATCGTACCCTCAACGACAATTGTGTATTCACCGAGATAAAGAGTGAAGAGGGAGGGGGTACCTGCAAAAGACTCTCTGATGCTCAAGTCAGAACAATACTCAATACTATTTAGAATAGCTCAGATTGAATGAATACCTTGACATCTCTATCTCTCTTTCATAGGTGTAGTTCCATGAGTTGGTGTTGATTGCTACTTCTCCATTGCTCATTTCATCTAATCATCGACAGTTTCAAACTAATTAACCATGGACGGTTATGGTTTATTCAATTCATGACAAACATTTAACCGTCGACAATATGTTGCATTCACTAGTCAACCGTTACGGAACACTTACTCATCGACCGTTTTGGTTTCGCATTAACTTCTTACTGAACATTCATGTCAACTTTCATTTATTCTTCCTTGATCATAATTAATTTGGGAGTCATCATTTTTATAACCCCCACAGTGACTAGCAAGCTGAAAATCTAGAGAGAAATCTCAACCAAAAGAATTTGCACGATCTTGCATTTAATGCAGCAGTTGAGCACCAAACGATGACAAACTGTAGAAATGACTATCTCCTGGTAAACTGAGAACGACATCGAAACAAACAAACTACACCACCTCTACAGGGGGACTACAGCTATGCATAAGGTCCTACATAGATCTGCAACATCACCCCTTCtaatactccccctcaagcgCAAGCTAGAGAAAAACGAGAGCCAAACTTGACCAAAAACCGATCAATGAAATTGAGTAGAAGACAAGAGTTTAGTAAACACATATGCTAACTGGTCACAAGACCTAACATATGCAGTAAAAATGATACTAGATTGACCTTGATCATGAAGAAAATGGCAGTCAATTTCAATGTGCTTTGTTCGTTCATGAAACACTAGATTAACTGCGATCGATATGCATTGCAGCTTGATTGTCACAATGAAGTGTGATAGGAAGGGAATTGGATACCAAGGTCACCAAGCAATGTTTTGAGTCATATAAGCTCAGAAACAGTTGATGCCATGGCCATGTACTTTGCCTTTGCACTAGAATGCGCAACTACATGctgttttttactttttcatgtaacaagattaccacCAACAAATATGCAATAGCATGTAGTTGACTTTGATAGTACATTTCAATGCCAAGAAAGTATCTGAGATAGCCAAGATCTTTGATAGAAAAAGCAACATGTAATGTGGACTTGAGAGCTTGAATATCATCTGTATTGTCTCTTGTAATGATAAAATCATCTACATAAATTAGAACCACCAGCTTCCTAGCCTCTTTATTTCGAATAAACAAAGATGAATCACCGGCACCAAATTTAAAACCATGCTTGAATAACACATAACTGAGCTTATAATACCATGCTCTAGGGGACTGCTTAAGACCATAGATAGCTTCATGCAATTTGCACACAAGGCCTGGTTCTTGCTCTTTAGGATGACCAAGTGGAAGCTTCATGAACACCGCTTCCTGAAGTTCACTATGAATAAATGTATTGTTCACATCTATTTGATAAAGAAACCAACCAGAATTAATAGTTACAGACAAGAGAACTCTaatagtgttcatcttggCTATAGGAGCAAATGTCTCCTTATAATCAACCCCAAATATCTGAGTAAAACCACGCGTCACCAGTCTTGCTTTGCATCTCTCTACCTCACTATTTGAGTGAAATTTGACTTTGTACACCCACCTAGCATCAACAATTTTATGTTTTGTGGTGCTGGAACAATACTCCAAGTTTGATTTTCATCCACGGCATTGAGTTCATCCATCATAGCTTGTCTTCAAATAGGAGATTTATTTGCCTCTGTAAAACTCCTAGGTTAAGTGACTTCACTAACTTTGGTGATAAATGCACAATATTAAGAAGATGCATTAGCTGGAACAACCAATTTGCCAAAAGGATGTCAAGGTTTAAATAGTTCAAAACCTTGAAACCTTGCAGGATGATTCCTAGTCCGAGTAAGATTTTTCCTTGGTACTTGTTGATCTTGAACTTCATGATTGCTATGATCTGAATCATCTAGATTATCATTACACTCTTCATTTGGATGATTTACATTAGTCCCAAAAGGAGAAGCACCAATGTGAGGAAAGTGAGGCATATGTAGACCCTCCTACATGTACCTCTGTAGGCCTATTTTCAAGCATAGACGCATGCATGAGGGCATGCATATCAAATAGCTCCTCCTGAAACAAATCATTCTCATGGCtttgaaataaataattaaactcaTC contains:
- the LOC126799832 gene encoding E3 ubiquitin-protein ligase ATL41-like; protein product: MSSSSHTDRIMRLLDENDEFPPGWHDWHQKSPNDLNSKIMLIAIISLSVVVVVVILLHTYARCVLRRQTVRRAAALRRLGSTVARVHSTAETPKTGLEPSVIAALPVFVYGVGRQDGDADVECAVCLSMLEDEEIARLLPNCKHSFHAVCIDTWLISHPTCPICRTEAEPRMALQPEPREGPVANATPTAPPLEPVNSVLSCAEGTSEDGKAVTSGSISRMSSSFRRMLSRDRSSRRVQASGQEDGFEDLERQ